The DNA region AACGGAGACATTTCGTTCGCCAAACACCACGGCATCGATTAAAGGATCGAATGCGTCCAGCTGATCAACGGAAATCGGAACGACGCGCATGCCGGATCCTCCGTGCAGAGAGCCGGGGTGACGGATCAGACGCTTCACATCGGTCGTTACCGGCTCGTCCGCCTGGGCTGCGCGGGAGAGGATTCCTGCCTGGAACGGTTCATTTTCCGCGTTGGCGATCGCCCGCACCACTTTGTTTGCAAGAAGCTTTTCCGGATTCGATTTGAGCAGATTTTGGGTCTGAGAGATGTTTTTCAAAAATCCTGCCGCAAACGTCTCCGATATCCCGGACAAGCCTGACAAATAGGAAAGCGCATCTTCACACGGCAGTCCCGCGATCCGGGCGAGTTCATCGTTTAGAGCATCGTGATAGCGAAGCTTCCAGCCGGATTTTTGGGAGGGGGCCATCATGCTGTCGAATGAAAGACCGGTGCCCGAGACGTAATTCACCAGTTCGCGCCGCTCGGCGGTATCCCAGCCCCGAACGGAAAGAAGCGGGAGATGGACATGATATCCGCGCCCGCCGGAAAAGTTGATTCGAAGATCCCGTTTTGCAAACCCGAGCTCTCCAGTAAGCATATCGATGAGTTTGAAAAGTTCCTCTTTGACACGGGCAAGCATGATATCATACGGGCCGCGAACGATATGATCCGCATCTAAATCGAAGATGACATCAGCCCCGCGCCACTCTTTATCCGCCATCTGGGCTGCCCCCGGATGGGTGTAATATGCGGTCGAGTAATACACATGAGCCGGAACCATGCTTTTCAGATAGGAGGTCAGCTCATCCTGAGAAGTGAACGAGATATGACGCCGCATCCCGGAACGCTGGTTTTCCGTAAAGAAAAGAAACCCCCACTCCCGTTCAGTAAGGGATTCGGGGCTATATCCCGCACCCGCTCCCGGGATAGCCCCATTGTAGTAGGCAAAAAAGCGCTGCCTGAGAAATTCCAGAGTGGCAGGTTTCATAGATTCTTAATCATATATGGACCTATACGCTGATATCCCTGTCTATGATAATAGGGTCTTACCCCAATGCCGCTCATCACGGCCACCGTGGAATATCCGGCATCCCGCGCAGTTTCTTCGGCACGCGACAATAACTGCTGACCGTAGGATCTGTGCTGACGCTTCTCTCCTGACCCATGCACACCGAGAGGGACGATTTCGCCGTACACGTGGAGTTCTCGAACGAGAGCCGCACCGTCGAGCTCCGGTCTG from Methanocorpusculum labreanum Z includes:
- a CDS encoding DNA primase small subunit domain-containing protein → MKPATLEFLRQRFFAYYNGAIPGAGAGYSPESLTEREWGFLFFTENQRSGMRRHISFTSQDELTSYLKSMVPAHVYYSTAYYTHPGAAQMADKEWRGADVIFDLDADHIVRGPYDIMLARVKEELFKLIDMLTGELGFAKRDLRINFSGGRGYHVHLPLLSVRGWDTAERRELVNYVSGTGLSFDSMMAPSQKSGWKLRYHDALNDELARIAGLPCEDALSYLSGLSGISETFAAGFLKNISQTQNLLKSNPEKLLANKVVRAIANAENEPFQAGILSRAAQADEPVTTDVKRLIRHPGSLHGGSGMRVVPISVDQLDAFDPLIDAVVFGERNVSVDCAFNLSMPILGNNYTLTAGRNVVPEALGVFLCCRGIAELSGGI